A DNA window from Hydrogenophaga taeniospiralis contains the following coding sequences:
- a CDS encoding TIGR03862 family flavoprotein, whose product MTDSDADTQPHATPTTAGAGLPALSVDVAVIGGGPAGLMAAEVLSRAGRQVHLFDAMPSVGRKFLLAGKGGMNLTHAEPLEAFIGRYGERAEALRPLLQAFGPQAVRDWAAGLGIETFVGTSQRIFPTDMKAAPLLRAWLQRLRRPEAGGPPVVFHMRHRWQGWAANGTAAPALCLATPHGALRVHARATVLALGGASWARLGSDGAWVPWLRQAGIDVAPLQPANCGFDVAGSAVHGIAAGWSPHFASRFAGQPFKSVAIRFTDSQGRHFQRKGEFVATATGVEGSLVYAASGLLRDEIARNGRATFELDLLPDRGAEHVLTQVAHPRGSRSLSGHLKSRLGLDGIKMALLNECLDKDTLHDTARLAAAIKALPITLVAPRPIDEAISSAGGVRWEALDEHLMVKTAPGLFCAGEMLDWEAPTGGYLLTACLASGVAAGQGAVAWLNAAAT is encoded by the coding sequence ATGACCGATTCAGACGCAGACACCCAGCCCCATGCCACCCCGACCACGGCCGGCGCCGGCTTGCCGGCGCTGAGCGTCGACGTGGCCGTCATCGGTGGCGGCCCCGCCGGGCTGATGGCGGCCGAGGTGCTGAGCCGGGCGGGTCGGCAGGTGCACCTGTTCGACGCCATGCCCTCGGTGGGCCGCAAGTTCCTGCTGGCGGGCAAGGGCGGCATGAACCTGACCCATGCCGAACCGCTGGAGGCCTTCATCGGCCGCTACGGCGAGCGCGCCGAAGCGCTGCGCCCCCTGCTGCAGGCTTTCGGCCCGCAGGCGGTGCGCGACTGGGCGGCGGGACTGGGCATCGAGACCTTCGTCGGCACCTCGCAGCGGATTTTCCCGACCGACATGAAAGCCGCGCCGCTGTTGCGCGCCTGGCTGCAGCGCCTGCGCCGTCCCGAAGCCGGCGGGCCGCCGGTGGTGTTCCACATGCGGCACCGCTGGCAGGGTTGGGCCGCCAACGGGACCGCAGCCCCGGCCCTGTGCCTGGCGACTCCACACGGTGCGCTGCGGGTGCATGCCCGCGCCACCGTGCTCGCGCTCGGCGGCGCGAGCTGGGCCCGTCTGGGCTCCGATGGCGCCTGGGTGCCGTGGTTGCGGCAGGCCGGCATCGACGTGGCGCCCCTGCAGCCCGCCAATTGCGGTTTTGACGTGGCGGGGTCGGCCGTGCACGGCATCGCCGCAGGTTGGAGCCCCCATTTCGCCAGCCGCTTTGCGGGGCAGCCGTTCAAATCCGTGGCCATCCGGTTCACCGACAGCCAGGGTCGGCATTTTCAGCGCAAGGGGGAATTCGTCGCCACCGCCACCGGTGTGGAGGGCAGCCTGGTCTATGCCGCCTCCGGCCTGCTGCGCGACGAGATCGCCCGCAACGGCCGCGCCACGTTCGAGCTCGATCTGCTGCCCGACCGCGGTGCGGAACACGTGCTGACCCAGGTGGCGCACCCCCGCGGCTCGCGCAGCCTCTCGGGTCATCTCAAGAGCCGCCTGGGTCTGGACGGCATCAAGATGGCGCTGCTGAACGAATGCCTCGACAAAGACACGCTTCACGACACCGCACGGTTGGCCGCGGCCATCAAGGCGCTGCCCATCACGCTGGTCGCGCCACGCCCGATCGATGAGGCCATCAGCAGCGCGGGCGGTGTGCGCTGGGAGGCGCTGGACGAACACCTGATGGTGAAAACCGCGCCGGGCCTGTTCTGCGCGGGTGAAATGCTCGACTGGGAAGCGCCCACCGGGGGCTACCTGCTCACCGCCTGCCTGGCCAGCGGCGTGGCCGCCGGCCAGGGCGCCGTCGCCTGGTTGAACGCGGCCGCGACCTGA
- a CDS encoding UvrD-helicase domain-containing protein — translation MTPAAYRINGAQVPREAFYALACDPARSIAVEACAGAGKTWMLVSRILRALLDGCAPQDILAITFTKKAAGEMRDRLNSELRRWAHLPDDALAAELRARGLSEADAARRLPQARGLHARVTALGRTVQVRTFHSWFAALLRGAPLSVLQELQLPAQYELLEDDAQAVALVWPRFYAALSASADDKQDFMDSVAEHGRHQTLKALGNALQKRVEFALADAAGVVDSSVEPFGAVYPELAAFDTPAQAIEAGDAPHDTLWAAARALGAASAPTFSAKGVELEQALTARRFQGVLDALLTKDNKARKFGEKIAGIETVRAAQEFALRLHGATLQQAAWQHHQRMARLTRVLLVAYAELKRERGWVDMNDVEGAALRLLGDAELSGWMQQRLDARVRHVLIDEFQDTNPLQWQALYGWLSAYAGAGSGEAPCVFLVGDPKQSIYRFRRAEPQVFKAAQAFVVQGLSGALLSCDHTRRCAQGVVATLNSAMLAAVEAGDYSSGYRAHTTESTRPGEVIALPQLARSLRERAAGGEGDEPLWRDSLTTPRLLPEDTMSALEARQAADWVAAEIASGRIQADDVMVLSRRRERLAWMHDALLERGIASEQPEKLDLCEAPAVQDVVALLDALVSPRHDLSLARALKSPLFGWSDDALAQLARLRQRWTVRADGGATPAPAKPSWWDVLQRFAGTPSDEQPGLLLRPGGDPQQAHEQARDFCATAERLARYRAWVHSLPPHDALSALYDHGDVLARFAQAVPPSQRGATLAQLRDLLAQSLAQDGGRFLSPYRLVRALKAGGIKATPSQTPGAVRLLTIHGAKGLEAHTVLMLDTDAGPSRPENMGVLVDWPGEDAAPRRFVFLASEKSPPACAASALELEQQARALEELNALYVALTRAEERLVISSFEPHQRGSATSWYQRLQPLANMVDAPPPAADGTPHTAHNGAFNLPGLPPVSVPREAAGAAVSPAPPVDDAATRLGLALHRLLQWRPTPAQGFDWTGEHLQAVAREFALDPAQAREALAMAQRIVAGEAAWAWDAEWLDHWGNEVELFHQGALLRLDRLVRERASGIWWVLDFKSAEHPERQPELVAQMRHYQQAMAQARPGAPLRLAFINPMGRLIALPAEPQTP, via the coding sequence ACCTGGATGCTGGTCTCGCGCATCCTGCGCGCCCTGCTCGATGGTTGCGCGCCGCAAGACATCCTGGCCATCACCTTCACCAAGAAGGCCGCGGGCGAAATGCGCGACCGGCTCAACAGCGAGCTGCGCCGCTGGGCCCATTTGCCGGACGACGCGCTGGCCGCTGAACTGCGCGCCCGTGGCCTGTCCGAGGCCGATGCCGCGCGGCGCCTGCCGCAGGCGCGTGGCCTGCACGCGCGCGTCACCGCGCTGGGCCGCACGGTGCAGGTGCGCACCTTTCACAGCTGGTTCGCCGCGTTGCTGCGTGGGGCGCCGCTGTCGGTGTTGCAGGAGCTGCAACTGCCGGCCCAATACGAGCTGCTGGAAGACGATGCCCAGGCCGTGGCCCTGGTCTGGCCGCGTTTTTACGCCGCGCTCTCGGCCAGTGCCGACGACAAACAGGATTTCATGGACAGCGTGGCCGAACACGGCCGCCACCAGACCCTCAAGGCGCTGGGCAACGCGCTGCAGAAGCGGGTGGAGTTCGCACTGGCCGATGCCGCCGGGGTGGTGGACAGCTCGGTGGAGCCCTTCGGCGCCGTGTACCCCGAGCTGGCCGCGTTCGACACCCCCGCTCAGGCCATCGAAGCCGGCGACGCACCGCACGATACGCTGTGGGCGGCCGCGCGCGCGCTCGGCGCGGCCAGCGCGCCCACGTTTTCGGCCAAGGGTGTGGAGCTTGAACAGGCCCTGACGGCGCGCCGCTTCCAGGGCGTGCTGGACGCGCTGCTCACCAAGGACAACAAGGCGCGCAAGTTCGGCGAAAAGATCGCGGGCATCGAAACGGTGCGGGCCGCGCAGGAGTTCGCGCTGCGCCTGCACGGCGCCACCCTGCAGCAGGCCGCGTGGCAGCACCACCAGCGCATGGCCCGCCTGACCCGCGTGCTGCTCGTGGCCTACGCCGAACTCAAGCGCGAGCGCGGCTGGGTGGACATGAACGACGTCGAAGGCGCGGCCCTGCGCCTGTTGGGCGACGCCGAACTCTCCGGCTGGATGCAGCAACGGCTGGACGCGCGTGTGCGCCACGTGCTGATCGACGAATTCCAGGACACCAACCCGCTGCAATGGCAGGCGCTGTACGGCTGGCTCTCGGCCTACGCCGGAGCGGGTTCGGGCGAGGCGCCGTGTGTGTTCCTGGTGGGCGACCCCAAACAATCCATCTACCGCTTCCGGCGCGCCGAGCCCCAGGTGTTCAAGGCCGCGCAGGCCTTTGTGGTGCAGGGACTGTCGGGGGCGCTGCTCAGCTGCGACCACACCCGCCGCTGCGCGCAGGGCGTGGTCGCCACGCTCAACAGCGCCATGCTGGCCGCGGTGGAGGCGGGTGACTACAGCAGTGGCTACCGCGCCCACACCACCGAAAGCACGCGGCCCGGCGAGGTGATCGCCTTGCCCCAGCTCGCGCGCAGCCTGCGCGAACGGGCTGCGGGCGGGGAAGGCGATGAGCCACTCTGGCGCGACAGCCTGACCACGCCGCGTCTGCTGCCCGAAGACACCATGTCTGCGCTGGAAGCGCGCCAGGCGGCCGACTGGGTGGCGGCCGAGATCGCCTCGGGCCGCATCCAGGCCGACGACGTGATGGTGCTCTCGCGCCGGCGCGAGCGCCTGGCCTGGATGCACGACGCCTTGCTCGAACGCGGTATCGCCAGCGAGCAGCCCGAGAAGCTCGACCTCTGCGAAGCGCCCGCCGTGCAGGACGTGGTGGCCCTGCTCGATGCGCTGGTCTCGCCGCGGCACGACCTGAGCCTGGCGCGCGCGCTCAAGTCGCCCCTGTTTGGCTGGAGCGACGACGCGCTGGCCCAGCTGGCGCGGCTGCGCCAGCGCTGGACGGTGCGGGCCGACGGCGGTGCCACGCCGGCCCCTGCGAAGCCGTCGTGGTGGGATGTGCTGCAGCGCTTCGCCGGCACGCCGTCGGACGAGCAGCCCGGTCTGTTGCTGCGGCCGGGTGGCGATCCGCAACAAGCCCACGAGCAGGCGCGCGACTTCTGCGCCACGGCCGAGCGGCTGGCGCGGTACCGCGCCTGGGTCCACAGCCTGCCGCCGCACGACGCGCTCTCGGCCCTGTACGACCACGGCGACGTGCTCGCACGGTTCGCCCAGGCCGTGCCGCCCAGCCAGCGCGGTGCGACCCTGGCCCAGTTGCGCGATCTGCTGGCGCAGTCGCTGGCGCAGGACGGCGGGCGTTTTCTCTCGCCCTACCGCCTGGTGCGCGCGCTCAAGGCCGGTGGCATCAAGGCCACGCCGAGCCAGACCCCGGGCGCCGTGCGGCTGCTCACCATCCACGGCGCCAAGGGCCTGGAAGCCCACACCGTGCTCATGCTCGACACCGACGCCGGCCCCTCGCGGCCCGAGAACATGGGGGTGCTGGTGGACTGGCCCGGCGAAGATGCCGCGCCGCGCCGTTTCGTGTTTCTCGCCAGCGAAAAGTCGCCCCCCGCCTGCGCCGCCAGTGCGCTGGAACTGGAGCAGCAGGCGCGCGCGCTGGAAGAGCTCAATGCGCTGTACGTGGCCCTGACGCGGGCCGAAGAGCGGCTGGTGATCTCCAGCTTCGAGCCCCATCAGCGCGGCAGCGCCACCAGCTGGTACCAGCGCCTGCAGCCGCTGGCCAACATGGTGGACGCGCCGCCACCAGCCGCTGACGGGACACCCCACACGGCCCATAACGGCGCCTTCAATTTGCCCGGTTTGCCCCCGGTGAGCGTGCCGCGCGAGGCCGCAGGCGCAGCGGTCAGCCCCGCGCCGCCGGTGGACGACGCAGCGACCCGCCTCGGGCTGGCGCTGCACCGCCTGCTGCAATGGCGGCCCACGCCGGCCCAGGGCTTTGACTGGACCGGCGAGCACCTCCAGGCCGTCGCGCGCGAATTTGCGCTGGACCCGGCCCAGGCGCGCGAGGCGCTGGCCATGGCGCAGCGCATCGTGGCCGGCGAAGCGGCCTGGGCCTGGGACGCCGAGTGGCTCGACCACTGGGGCAACGAAGTCGAACTGTTTCACCAGGGCGCGCTGCTGCGGCTGGACCGGCTGGTGCGCGAGCGCGCCAGCGGCATCTGGTGGGTGCTCGATTTCAAAAGCGCCGAACACCCCGAGCGCCAACCCGAACTGGTCGCGCAGATGCGCCATTACCAGCAGGCCATGGCCCAGGCACGCCCCGGTGCGCCACTGCGCCTGGCCTTCATCAACCCCATGGGCCGGCTGATCGCACTGCCGGCCGAACCCCAGACCCCATGA